Proteins encoded within one genomic window of Gloeobacter kilaueensis JS1:
- a CDS encoding iron uptake porin gives MRNVYVSWGLAGALGLLAVISQPAQAEVPTTSVNDLSNPSLFTKDSPKSSQVNSVSELTDVDPNSWAFQALKNVVERYGCLEGYPNKTYKGNRPLSRYEFAAGLNACLEKVNELITASTSNLATKEDLAVLQRLAEEFRNELAALRGRVDFLEAKTKELESKLFSTTAKLDAEVIMSAEIQGADVNAFIRDSAGNLQLTGGGANVNSIARTRLNIRANSLITRGDQLRIRLNGRTGDSTPFTSSQGRVARIDYAGAAGDTSPTGVAAVDFDKVYYDFPLSFFGGVDNVRIRFGPRIEAIDLLARMKYTVNEGQNFSWGNFKRDPLFTEITNGPHPGAHLDIRFSRDFALRVLYIAYDGGSAGGAALPGQFPFGGSGLFGGTTQIAAEIGFRPTPSIDIGLGYSYINLSSASSVGGFIYGAASSFGGGDARLVYNTANVGNIGHNVFLAHVDWDITPGIAIFGRYSYDTANFYGRTGNPLNVGGSLDSNTWMAGLALPDLFGKGNLFEAAIIQPIQISNNGVIAFTPGVTNSSTDPRGNLNIFRGNVNPITGQISGTGLPYLRNGTEYDVAVAYRYRVTDRLSLTPEVLFVINPNGVNQQGITVGNLRATFEF, from the coding sequence ATGCGTAACGTGTATGTGAGCTGGGGTCTGGCAGGTGCGCTCGGCCTGCTGGCGGTGATAAGCCAGCCAGCCCAGGCAGAAGTTCCGACTACCAGCGTCAACGACCTGAGCAATCCGTCGCTGTTCACCAAAGATTCGCCTAAGAGTTCACAGGTCAACTCGGTTTCGGAGTTGACCGACGTAGACCCCAACTCCTGGGCTTTCCAGGCGCTCAAGAACGTTGTCGAGCGCTACGGCTGTTTAGAGGGTTATCCCAACAAGACTTACAAGGGCAACCGGCCCTTGTCGCGCTACGAGTTTGCGGCGGGGTTGAATGCTTGTCTTGAGAAGGTCAACGAGCTTATCACCGCTTCGACGAGCAATCTGGCGACCAAAGAAGACTTAGCGGTGCTGCAGCGGCTGGCAGAAGAGTTTCGAAACGAACTGGCGGCGTTGCGGGGCCGGGTAGATTTTCTTGAGGCGAAGACAAAGGAACTGGAGTCGAAGCTATTTAGTACGACGGCGAAGTTGGACGCCGAGGTGATCATGTCCGCCGAGATTCAGGGGGCGGATGTGAATGCGTTCATTCGGGACAGTGCGGGAAACTTGCAGCTGACGGGTGGTGGAGCGAACGTCAACTCGATAGCGCGGACGCGGTTGAACATTCGAGCGAACTCGCTGATAACCCGAGGGGACCAGTTGCGGATTCGTCTGAATGGCCGGACGGGGGATTCGACGCCGTTTACGTCTTCCCAGGGCCGGGTGGCGCGCATTGATTATGCGGGAGCAGCGGGGGACACTTCTCCGACGGGAGTGGCGGCGGTCGATTTTGACAAGGTGTACTACGACTTTCCGCTGTCATTTTTTGGTGGGGTCGATAACGTCCGCATCCGCTTCGGACCGCGCATTGAGGCGATCGACTTGCTGGCGCGCATGAAGTACACGGTCAACGAAGGCCAGAACTTCTCCTGGGGCAACTTCAAGCGCGATCCGCTTTTCACCGAAATTACCAACGGTCCGCACCCCGGTGCGCATTTAGACATCCGCTTCAGCCGCGACTTTGCCCTGCGCGTGCTCTATATCGCCTACGACGGCGGTTCGGCGGGTGGGGCGGCGCTGCCTGGTCAGTTCCCCTTCGGTGGCTCGGGTCTTTTTGGCGGTACGACCCAGATCGCGGCTGAGATTGGCTTCCGGCCCACCCCGTCGATCGACATCGGCCTGGGCTACAGCTACATCAACCTCTCCTCGGCGAGCAGCGTCGGCGGCTTTATCTACGGTGCGGCCTCCAGCTTCGGCGGCGGCGATGCCCGATTGGTCTACAACACGGCCAATGTCGGCAACATCGGCCACAACGTGTTTCTGGCCCACGTCGATTGGGACATTACCCCCGGCATCGCCATCTTTGGCCGCTACAGCTACGACACCGCCAACTTCTATGGCCGCACCGGCAACCCCCTCAACGTCGGCGGTTCGCTCGACTCCAATACCTGGATGGCGGGCTTGGCTCTGCCGGATCTCTTTGGCAAGGGCAACCTCTTCGAGGCGGCGATCATCCAGCCCATCCAGATCTCCAACAACGGTGTGATCGCCTTCACGCCAGGGGTGACCAACTCGTCTACCGACCCACGCGGTAACCTCAATATTTTCCGGGGCAACGTCAACCCCATTACCGGCCAGATTAGCGGGACTGGTCTGCCGTACCTGCGCAACGGCACCGAGTACGACGTGGCGGTGGCCTACCGCTACCGGGTTACCGATCGCCTGTCCCTTACTCCGGAGGTTTTGTTCGTCATCAACCCGAACGGCGTGAACCAGCAGGGCATCACCGTCGGCAACCTCAGAGCCACCTTCGAATTCTAG
- the ppc gene encoding phosphoenolpyruvate carboxylase: MNWDSPIDLATAGSPAALSHQSLRENIELVEQLLRQVAFQEGGSELVELLERLWASQDGSEEGLALIRALSLEQSVLAIRAFSIYFQLINIVEQHHERKLLRLQASFSADTAQPGSFCWLFDELKSLGISSPEIERVLQQLDVRLVFTAHPTEIIRRTIRTKHRRIANLLDELDGALSEWQQQQLRADILEVIQLWWRTDELHQVRPTVLDEVAHTVHYFEEVLFETLPRVRAELTRCLAQFHPALTRSVGTFCRFGSWVGADRDGNPSVTALITWKTACYQRGVVLGKYLHSIERLRDRLSVADSPPQDLILSLEEDQRALGEVYERYAIVYRQEPYRLKLSFILARLKRTRERNCWLEEHGPQRLSQPDDPSWQHYYRDASEFLAELQLVQQCLRLTGLVCRELEMLIEQVGAFGFHLAHLDIRQDSARHEETLSEVASRLRLLDKAYEDLSEIERREWLVRELQTLRPLIPAELPFSARTEETIQTFRMIRRLQKEFGTDICNTYIISMSRQASDLLEVLLLAEEAGLFDPATGTGSLMVVPLFETIEDLRSAPEVLEQLFALPLYRCYLTCHGNLQEVMLGYSDSNKDSGFLASNWEIFQAQQHIEQVARRHGVQLRIFHGRGGSVGRGGGPAYQAILAQPDGTVSGRIKITEQGEVLASKYSLPELAAFNIETVVAAVVQASLLPASPPGSRSWELRMQELSDVARRTYRELIYEQEGFIDFFCHVTPIDEIAQLQISSRPARREGRRDLASLRAIPWVFSWTQSRFLLPSWYGVGTALAGFIDCNYERNLAELRSMYRNWPFFRAALSKVEMTIAKVDLGLARHYVQELLPEEYVPAGRRIFRLIESEFERTEDALLLIAEHRHLLEDNPPLQRSIALRNASIAPLGYLQAILLKYLRGTARTAHSYSRSELLRGALLTINGIAAGMRNTG; encoded by the coding sequence GTGAACTGGGACTCGCCGATCGATCTTGCCACTGCTGGTTCGCCCGCAGCGCTCTCCCACCAGTCGTTGCGCGAGAATATCGAGCTGGTGGAGCAATTGCTCAGACAGGTGGCCTTCCAGGAAGGTGGCAGCGAACTGGTCGAATTGCTCGAAAGGCTCTGGGCATCTCAAGACGGCAGCGAGGAAGGGCTGGCGCTCATCCGGGCGCTGTCGCTCGAACAGTCGGTGCTCGCCATTCGCGCCTTCTCGATCTACTTTCAGCTCATCAACATCGTCGAGCAGCACCACGAGCGCAAGCTGTTGCGGCTGCAGGCGAGCTTCAGCGCCGATACGGCCCAGCCGGGCTCGTTTTGCTGGTTGTTCGATGAACTGAAGAGCCTGGGCATCTCAAGTCCCGAGATCGAGCGCGTCCTCCAGCAGCTCGACGTGCGGCTGGTCTTCACCGCCCACCCCACCGAGATCATCCGGCGGACGATCCGCACCAAGCACCGCCGGATTGCCAATTTGCTCGACGAACTGGATGGTGCCCTCTCGGAGTGGCAGCAGCAGCAGCTGCGCGCCGACATTCTCGAGGTGATTCAGCTGTGGTGGCGCACCGACGAATTGCATCAGGTGCGGCCAACGGTGCTCGACGAAGTTGCCCACACCGTCCATTACTTCGAGGAGGTGCTCTTTGAGACGTTGCCCAGGGTAAGGGCCGAACTGACGCGCTGTCTGGCCCAGTTTCATCCGGCTCTCACCCGCTCGGTCGGCACCTTCTGTCGCTTTGGCTCGTGGGTGGGGGCCGACCGCGACGGCAACCCTTCGGTCACCGCCTTGATCACCTGGAAGACGGCCTGCTACCAGCGCGGCGTCGTGCTGGGCAAATACCTGCACAGTATCGAGCGGTTGCGCGACCGGCTGAGCGTGGCCGACAGTCCGCCCCAGGATCTGATCTTGTCGCTCGAAGAGGACCAACGCGCTCTGGGCGAGGTCTACGAGCGCTATGCGATCGTTTACCGGCAGGAGCCTTACCGCCTCAAGCTCTCGTTTATCCTGGCGCGGCTCAAGCGCACCCGCGAGCGCAACTGCTGGCTGGAGGAGCACGGGCCGCAGCGCCTGAGCCAGCCGGACGATCCGTCCTGGCAGCACTACTACCGCGATGCGTCAGAATTTTTGGCGGAACTGCAGCTGGTGCAGCAGTGCCTGCGGCTGACGGGGCTGGTCTGCCGCGAGCTGGAAATGTTGATCGAGCAGGTGGGAGCGTTCGGCTTTCACCTCGCTCACCTCGACATCCGCCAGGACAGCGCCCGCCACGAGGAGACGCTCTCAGAAGTGGCCTCCCGCCTGCGCCTGCTGGATAAAGCCTACGAGGACTTGTCGGAGATAGAAAGGCGCGAGTGGCTGGTGCGCGAGCTGCAGACGCTGCGTCCGCTCATCCCGGCGGAGCTACCGTTCTCGGCGCGCACCGAAGAGACAATCCAGACCTTCCGGATGATCCGGCGGCTGCAAAAGGAGTTCGGCACCGACATCTGCAACACCTACATCATCTCGATGAGCCGCCAGGCGAGCGACCTGTTGGAGGTGCTGCTCTTAGCCGAAGAAGCCGGGCTTTTTGATCCGGCGACCGGCACCGGCAGTCTGATGGTCGTGCCCCTGTTTGAGACCATCGAAGATCTGCGCAGCGCCCCGGAGGTGCTGGAGCAACTTTTTGCCCTGCCGCTGTATCGCTGTTACCTCACCTGCCACGGCAACCTGCAGGAGGTGATGCTGGGCTACTCCGACTCCAACAAAGATTCCGGGTTTCTGGCAAGCAACTGGGAGATCTTCCAGGCCCAGCAGCACATCGAACAGGTCGCCCGCCGCCACGGCGTTCAATTGCGAATCTTTCATGGCCGGGGTGGTTCTGTGGGCCGGGGCGGTGGACCGGCCTACCAGGCGATTCTGGCCCAGCCCGACGGGACGGTGAGTGGCCGCATCAAGATTACCGAGCAGGGCGAAGTGCTCGCCTCCAAGTACTCGCTTCCCGAACTGGCGGCTTTTAATATCGAGACGGTGGTAGCGGCGGTGGTGCAGGCGAGTCTGCTGCCGGCCAGCCCCCCCGGCAGCCGCAGCTGGGAGTTGCGGATGCAGGAGTTGTCGGATGTCGCCCGCCGCACCTACCGCGAGCTGATCTACGAGCAGGAAGGCTTTATCGACTTTTTCTGCCACGTCACCCCCATCGACGAAATTGCCCAGTTGCAGATCAGCTCCCGCCCCGCCCGCCGCGAGGGCCGCCGGGATCTGGCGAGTCTGCGGGCGATTCCCTGGGTCTTTTCCTGGACCCAGAGCCGCTTTTTGCTGCCCTCCTGGTACGGCGTCGGTACAGCCCTGGCTGGCTTCATCGACTGCAACTACGAGCGCAACCTGGCGGAGTTGCGGTCGATGTACCGCAACTGGCCTTTCTTTCGCGCTGCCCTCTCCAAAGTCGAGATGACGATCGCCAAGGTCGATCTGGGCCTGGCCCGCCACTACGTCCAGGAGTTGCTGCCCGAGGAGTACGTCCCGGCAGGCCGGCGGATCTTCCGGCTCATCGAGAGCGAGTTCGAGCGCACCGAAGACGCCCTGTTGCTCATCGCCGAACACCGGCACCTGCTTGAGGACAACCCGCCCCTGCAGCGCTCGATCGCCCTGCGCAACGCTTCGATTGCGCCTTTAGGCTACTTGCAGGCAATCTTGCTCAAGTACCTGCGCGGTACGGCC
- the crtE gene encoding geranylgeranyl diphosphate synthase CrtE: MTQFDLTSYLRQSRRQVEAALDRYLPLQYPEKLYESMRYSLLGGGKRLRPILCLTTNQMCDGTSAMALPTACALEMVHTMSLIHDDLPAMDDDEYRRGQKTNHIVFGEDMAILAGDALLAYAFQLIAEQTVGVSPERVVRVLGLLGKAASGAGLVGGQVVDLASEGQDIALETLEYIHIHKTGALLEVSVISGAILAGAAEAEIERLTRYSRCIGLAFQIKDDLLDITGTQQELGKTAGKDLRDHKATYPSLLGYEGACKRAEQLFEEAVAELAIFGKRAEPLTALAEYIVRRSH, translated from the coding sequence ATGACACAGTTCGATCTGACCAGTTATCTTCGCCAGAGCCGGCGGCAGGTAGAAGCCGCCCTCGATCGCTACCTGCCCCTGCAGTACCCCGAAAAACTCTACGAGTCGATGCGCTATTCGCTGTTGGGAGGGGGCAAGCGCCTGCGACCGATTCTCTGCCTGACCACCAACCAGATGTGTGACGGGACATCGGCGATGGCCCTGCCCACCGCCTGTGCGCTGGAGATGGTGCATACCATGTCCCTCATCCACGACGACCTGCCGGCGATGGACGACGACGAGTACCGCCGGGGCCAGAAGACCAATCACATCGTCTTCGGCGAAGACATGGCGATCCTGGCGGGCGACGCGCTATTGGCCTACGCCTTTCAGCTCATCGCCGAGCAGACGGTAGGCGTGAGTCCCGAGCGCGTCGTCCGCGTACTCGGACTGTTGGGCAAAGCGGCGAGCGGAGCCGGGCTGGTGGGCGGGCAAGTTGTCGATCTTGCCTCAGAAGGTCAGGACATTGCGCTTGAGACTCTTGAGTATATTCATATCCATAAAACCGGCGCTCTGCTCGAAGTTTCGGTGATCTCAGGAGCGATCCTGGCTGGAGCGGCGGAGGCAGAAATCGAGCGGCTCACCCGCTACAGCCGCTGTATCGGCCTTGCCTTTCAGATCAAAGACGACCTGCTCGATATCACCGGTACCCAACAGGAACTGGGAAAAACCGCCGGCAAAGATCTGCGCGACCACAAGGCCACTTACCCGAGCCTTTTAGGCTACGAGGGAGCCTGCAAGCGGGCGGAGCAGCTTTTTGAAGAAGCAGTGGCGGAGCTTGCAATCTTTGGTAAACGGGCAGAGCCACTTACCGCCCTGGCAGAATATATCGTCCGCCGCAGCCACTGA
- a CDS encoding glycoside hydrolase family 3 protein, producing the protein MARLPSAGQLNLKQAVGQLLVVRTSGLLLDRQRLYPHWELTSAALEEAIGHYGVGGVLLFGGSLGDTSIKIEAMQRQAAVPLLVAADLEAGCGQHIGGATRLPTARAIGEANDLDLARRCGEITAREARAVGINWVLAPCLDLQSNPRNPVIALRAFAEKPEQVARLGTAFAAGLRSGGVLSAAKHFPGHGDVEVDSHLVLPVVDRERAQLEREDWLPFKAVLAAGIDSLITAHLRVLSLDPDRPATFSRRILSEIVRGEWGYEGLIVTDALTMGAVAGWPEPAVCALEAGADVILMPESVPVAVDQICAALRQGRLSEERLYASVARVLAAKAGLGAATAALVDLEGLDGPALERQIARRAIAVDRDRMGLLPLDRTCPVLQILVVDRALDGSVLPDSVLLDVELGFESYWLEADCPPAFLQFLVERAAVSGRILVQVLTPLRAYRGSAGVHGAAETFLRTVAGERTILASFGNPYLGRDFEALSTVVNAFNNSPASHAALLERLES; encoded by the coding sequence GGCCCTTGAAGAGGCGATCGGCCATTACGGCGTCGGTGGGGTGCTGCTGTTTGGCGGCAGCCTGGGCGATACGTCGATCAAGATTGAGGCGATGCAGCGGCAGGCTGCCGTGCCGCTTCTTGTCGCCGCCGATCTGGAGGCGGGCTGTGGCCAGCACATTGGCGGTGCGACGCGGCTACCGACGGCCCGCGCCATCGGCGAGGCGAACGACCTCGATCTTGCCCGCCGCTGTGGCGAAATCACCGCCCGCGAGGCCCGCGCTGTCGGGATCAACTGGGTTCTCGCCCCCTGCCTTGACCTGCAAAGCAATCCCCGCAACCCGGTGATTGCCCTGCGCGCCTTCGCCGAAAAACCCGAGCAGGTCGCCCGGCTGGGGACCGCCTTCGCCGCCGGCCTGCGTAGCGGCGGGGTACTCTCAGCCGCCAAGCACTTTCCTGGCCACGGCGATGTCGAGGTCGATTCCCATCTGGTGCTGCCGGTGGTGGACCGCGAGCGGGCGCAACTGGAGCGCGAGGACTGGTTGCCTTTTAAAGCAGTGCTGGCAGCCGGCATCGACAGTTTGATCACCGCCCACCTGCGGGTGCTGTCCCTCGATCCTGACCGGCCCGCCACCTTCTCTCGCCGGATCTTAAGTGAGATCGTGCGCGGCGAGTGGGGCTACGAGGGCTTGATCGTCACCGACGCCCTCACCATGGGAGCGGTGGCGGGCTGGCCGGAACCGGCGGTGTGCGCCCTCGAAGCGGGGGCGGATGTGATCTTGATGCCCGAGAGCGTCCCGGTTGCCGTCGATCAGATCTGCGCCGCTCTGCGGCAGGGCCGCCTCAGCGAAGAGCGCCTCTACGCCTCGGTGGCGCGGGTGCTCGCAGCCAAGGCGGGCCTCGGTGCTGCTACTGCTGCCCTCGTCGATCTCGAAGGGCTGGACGGCCCGGCTCTGGAGCGCCAGATTGCCCGGCGGGCGATTGCCGTCGATCGCGACCGGATGGGACTGTTGCCCCTCGATCGCACCTGCCCGGTGCTGCAGATTCTCGTGGTCGATCGCGCCCTGGACGGGTCGGTGCTGCCGGACTCTGTTCTGTTAGATGTGGAGCTGGGCTTTGAAAGCTACTGGCTGGAGGCGGACTGCCCACCGGCTTTCTTGCAGTTTCTCGTCGAGCGGGCTGCTGTGAGCGGGCGCATTCTCGTGCAGGTGCTCACGCCGCTGCGGGCCTACCGGGGCAGCGCCGGTGTCCACGGGGCCGCTGAAACTTTTCTGCGCACCGTTGCCGGGGAGCGGACGATCCTGGCAAGCTTTGGTAACCCCTACCTGGGCCGGGATTTTGAGGCGCTATCGACCGTTGTCAACGCCTTCAACAACAGCCCAGCCAGCCACGCTGCCCTGCTCGAACGCCTCGAAAGCTAG
- a CDS encoding iron uptake porin: protein MRNVYVSWGLAGALGLLAVISQPAQAEVPTTSVNDLSNPSLFTKDSPKSSQVNSVSELTDVDPNSWAFQALKNVVERYGCLEGYPNKTYKGNRPLSRYEFAAGLNACLEKVNELITASTSNLATKEDLAVLQRLAEEFRNELAALRGRVDFLEAKTKELESKLFSTTAKLDAEVIMSAEIQGADVNAFIRDSAGNLQLTGGGANVNSIARTRLNIRANSLITRGDQLRIRLNGRTGDSTPFTSSQGRVARIDYAGAAGDTSPTGVAAVDFDKVYYDFPLSFFGGVDNVRIRFGPRIENIDLLGRNKYTVNEAQNFSWRNFRKDPLFIQIQESSHPGVHADIRFSRDFALRIFYAARDGGSAGGQAVNGQFPYGGSGLFGGSTQIAAEIGFRPTPSIDIGLGYSYLNVSSAGGSSGFIFGDASGAGGGDARLQYNAANVSNIGHNVFAAHVDWDITPGIAIFGRYSYDTANFYGRTGNPLNVGGSIDANTWMAGLALPDLFGKGNLFEAAIVQPIQISNNGVIGFVTGTTNPATDPRSNTQIFRGNIDPRTGLLSSTGLPYLRNGTEYDVSVAYRYRVTDRLSLTPEVLFVINPNGVNQQGITVGNLRATFEF, encoded by the coding sequence ATGCGTAACGTGTATGTGAGCTGGGGTCTGGCAGGTGCGCTCGGCCTGCTGGCGGTGATAAGCCAGCCAGCCCAGGCAGAAGTTCCGACTACCAGCGTCAACGACCTGAGCAATCCGTCGCTGTTCACCAAAGATTCGCCTAAGAGTTCACAGGTCAACTCGGTTTCGGAGTTGACCGACGTAGACCCCAACTCCTGGGCTTTCCAGGCGCTCAAGAACGTTGTCGAGCGCTACGGCTGTTTAGAGGGTTATCCCAACAAGACTTACAAGGGCAACCGGCCCTTGTCGCGCTACGAGTTTGCGGCGGGGTTGAATGCTTGTCTTGAGAAGGTCAACGAGCTTATCACCGCTTCGACGAGCAATCTGGCGACCAAAGAAGACTTAGCGGTGCTGCAGCGGCTGGCAGAAGAGTTTCGAAACGAACTGGCGGCGTTGCGGGGCCGGGTAGATTTTCTTGAGGCGAAGACAAAGGAACTGGAGTCGAAGCTATTTAGTACGACGGCGAAGTTGGACGCCGAGGTGATCATGTCCGCCGAGATTCAGGGGGCGGATGTGAATGCGTTCATTCGGGACAGTGCGGGAAACTTGCAGCTGACGGGTGGTGGAGCGAACGTCAACTCGATAGCGCGGACGCGGTTGAACATTCGAGCGAACTCGCTGATAACCCGAGGGGACCAGTTGCGGATTCGTCTGAATGGCCGGACGGGGGATTCGACGCCGTTTACGTCTTCCCAGGGCCGGGTGGCGCGCATTGATTATGCGGGAGCAGCGGGGGACACTTCTCCGACGGGAGTGGCGGCGGTCGATTTTGACAAGGTGTACTACGACTTTCCGCTGTCATTTTTTGGTGGGGTCGATAACGTCCGCATCCGCTTTGGACCCAGAATCGAAAACATCGACCTGCTAGGCCGCAACAAGTACACGGTCAACGAAGCGCAAAACTTCTCCTGGCGCAACTTCCGCAAAGATCCGCTCTTTATTCAGATCCAAGAAAGTTCTCACCCCGGCGTGCACGCCGACATTCGCTTCAGCCGCGACTTTGCCCTGCGCATCTTCTACGCAGCTCGCGACGGTGGCTCGGCGGGCGGTCAGGCGGTCAACGGTCAATTCCCCTACGGTGGTTCGGGCCTGTTCGGCGGCAGCACCCAGATCGCGGCTGAGATTGGCTTCCGGCCTACTCCGTCGATCGACATCGGCCTGGGCTACAGCTATCTCAACGTCTCCTCCGCCGGTGGCAGCAGTGGCTTTATTTTCGGAGACGCCTCGGGGGCAGGTGGCGGCGATGCGCGCCTGCAGTACAACGCGGCCAATGTCTCCAATATTGGCCACAACGTGTTTGCAGCCCACGTCGATTGGGATATTACCCCCGGCATCGCCATCTTTGGCCGCTACAGCTACGATACGGCCAACTTCTATGGCCGCACCGGCAACCCCCTCAACGTCGGCGGTTCGATCGATGCCAACACCTGGATGGCGGGTCTTGCCCTACCGGATCTCTTTGGCAAGGGCAACCTCTTCGAGGCGGCGATCGTACAACCCATCCAGATCTCCAACAACGGCGTCATCGGCTTTGTGACAGGTACGACCAACCCGGCCACAGATCCGCGCTCCAACACGCAGATCTTCCGGGGCAACATCGACCCGCGCACGGGTCTACTTAGCTCCACCGGTCTGCCGTACCTGCGCAACGGCACCGAGTACGACGTATCGGTGGCCTACCGCTACCGGGTCACCGATCGCCTGTCCCTTACTCCGGAGGTTTTGTTCGTCATCAACCCGAACGGCGTGAACCAGCAGGGCATCACCGTCGGCAACCTCAGAGCCACCTTCGAGTTCTAG